Below is a genomic region from Sorghum bicolor cultivar BTx623 chromosome 9, Sorghum_bicolor_NCBIv3, whole genome shotgun sequence.
tttgcatctaaaccaaGGCCTTAATTGTGCCGTTTCCAGCGGGCAAACAGACTCGTGCTTGAGAAGCTGAAAGTCAACAGAAGAATTCCCCAAACTCCAGGTTGCCATAGCTTTTGAGATAGTTACTCCTGAGCACCTACTATCCTCACATCCTCCTCCCCTAACCTATGGCAGGCATGGTGGTGAGTGCTGCCACTGGGGCACTGAGCTCACTCCTCTCCAAGCTATCGGACCTGCTCACTGACCAGTACAAGCAAGGCAAGGGACTCCGAAGGGACATCGACTTCCTCCGCCGTGAGCTGACAGACATGAACGCGGCATTAGAGAAGCTAGCAGACATGGAGAAGCTTGATGCCCAAACAAAGGTGTGGAGAGACAAAGTTCGCGAGATGGCCTATGATGTCGAGGACTCCATCGACATCTTCATGCTCAAGCTTGGCCaaggagacgacgacgacgacaacttGTTTCGCAGGATTGTAGGCAAGGTTAGGGAGCTACGCCTGCACTACCAGTTTGCTGACAAGATTCAGGAGCTCAGAGCTCGTGTTGTGGAGCAGAGTCAAAGCCGAGAGAGATACAGGATTGATGATGGATCCATCTCAGAGTCTAGAGTGGTGGTGGAAGTTGATCCAAGGCTGCCTGCACTGTTTGAGGATGCAAAGAGGCTTGTGGGCATTGATGGTCCACGAGAGGAAATCATAAAAAGGTTGATGGGAGAAGATGACGGCTATCATTGTTCTCGACAGGGACGAAGCCAGAAAAAAATTTAGGGGGGGCTGAACAAAAATTCTACATCGACTTAGCTCTACTATTATCCCtcgtaataaaaaaaatatgttaGTTTAAAGTAGTCTTAGATTAAAAATATAGACCAATAAtaaaattcacaaaatatatttaaaaaataaagttctcagcccaccctactttataaatttatgtctaaaattagaagaaaaacaCTAGAAATTTCACTAGGCCAGCAGCGGTAGCCCCTAGCCCCACCGCTGGCTACGTGCAGTGCTATCCATCGTTGGTTTTGGTGGCCTCGGCAAGACAACTCTTGCAAACCAAGTGTACTCTAAAATCAAGGATGAGTTTGCATGCGCAGCGTTCGTGACAGTCTCTAGAACTCCTCACATTCCAAAGTTTCTCAAGGACATACTGTCCGGAGTTGGATATCGTGACACGGAAGTGGAAGATGATGTCCAAAAGCTTATTGAGATACTTAGAGCAACGCTCAACGATAAGAGGTATGTGTTCATCTGGAGTTTATGGTAATATATTTTTCTGTAAACTTTTTTAGTGTTCTGTTTCTAGTTGTCTGTCTCAAATATTTACAGTTTTTCCCATTGTCATCTAATAGACTAATAGCAGCAACACGTAATTGCAGGTACTTCATCATAATTGATGACTTATGGAGCATCAAGGATTGGCGCACTATTGAGTGCGCTTTTGTGGAAAATAATAATGCCAGCAGAGTGATAACTACCACACGTATTCAAGACAGTGGTATAGCATGTTGCTTTCCTAGTCAAGGCCATGTAtaccagatgcaacctcttaatGAGAttcactcaagaaggttgtttttCAAAAGGGTATTTGGTACAGAAGATAGTTGTCCTGAGCAATTCATAGAGATTTCACATGGCATGTTAAGGAAATGTAAAGGGGTACCATTGGCAATTACTAGTATTGCTAGCCTTTTGGCTAACCACATGCATGTTGAGATATGGGAGAAGATACATAATTCATTGGGTTCCGAGTTGTACACAAATCCTACACTAGAATGGATGAGGCATGTGTTAAGTCTTAGCTATAATAATGACCTGTCACATGAGCTCAAGACATGCTTGTTGTATCTTGGTACATATCCTGAAGATCATCAAATTCACAAGTATGAATTGATAAGAAAATGGATGGCTGAAGGATTTGTTAGGGAAAAGCATGGTCTAGATCTGGAGGAAGCTGCCTTGAGCTGTTTCAATGAACTCATCAACAGAAGTATGATCCAACCTTGCTTCAGTGAATATGATTTTGGTGAGGTGTTGACATGTCAGGTTCACGACCTAATGCTTGAGCTTATTATATCAAAGTGCAAAGAGGAAAAGTTGATCACTATAATCAATAGGAAGTTCCCCATGAATGGAGCATCGCAGATTCGCCGGATCAGCCACCAGTTCCAAAACAGAGACATGGCCCTCACGGTCGAGAGTGCATCACAAGTTCGGACATATATTTGCTTGCGTCTGGCTGAttgtatgcctccattttcgaAATTTGAGCTTTTGAGAGTATTGGACATGGAGCGTAGCTTTTCTATGCACTTTGTGTGCCTTGATGTGTCTGCTATAAATCACCTCTTTCTGCTGAGGTATCTGAGGGTCTGGGGCTTTCGCATCAAGCTGCCAAAGAAATTTGGCAAGCTAAAGCATTTGATGACCCTAAATATGTCCCAGCCATGGTTGGATAATCCTAGTGAACAAATATCAGATTTTAGTTCCTTGTCATCTCTAAGGCATCTCAGTTTACCAGGATGTGTAATTATCAAAAATGGGCTTAGCAAGTTGCGCAACCTACGTGATCTGTTCTGGTTTGACTTTGGTTCTAATTCCACAGATTGCATCAGAGATCTCAGTGAGTTGACCAATCTTAGAAATCTTCAGGTGATGATGTACAATTACTCAAAGCCAGATGGAGTAGAAAATAACTGTAAGACAACAATCTTGGCAGCTTCTCTTAACAAGCTTGGGAACAGCAACCTCCGCAACCTGGCTTTTGAGGTTGTGTCAAGTGCCAGGGCTCCATCAGCACAATTCTGGAGTAACTGCTTAGCACAACCACGGCATCTGCAGAGGTTTAGCTTGTACGGCGTAACAATGCCCAAGGTCCCAAATTGGATTGGGCATGCAGACAGGTTGGCGCATGTTGAACTAGAGGTCCAGGAGCTCCCAAGTGATGATGTTCAGGTTCTTGCACAGTTGCCCTGCCTCATCTACCTCCAGTTAAGAGCTAAAACAATCCCAGAGAACAACATCATCATCCACCCCCAAACATTCCACAGCCTCAAGTGCTTCAAATTCTTTTGTGGTGAGCTGCCAAGCTTGACCTTTTGTGGTGAGCTGCCAAGCTTGACTTTTGAGCCAGCCGCAATGCCGCAGCTACAGAGACTGGAGATACTACTTGCTCTGGGACAAGGTGCAATGGAACTGCAAGAACGCAGTCTAGTTGGTGGCATCGAGCACCTTGCTAGCCTCGAAAAGATCTTCTTGTATATATGTGTCAAATGCGGTCAGGGGTCCAAAATAGAATCTGCATGGAGAGCCGCCATCAGCAGGCACCCGAAAAGTGAAGCCCTACAGATTTATGTGAACTGTGCAGAGTATGACGAAAATGGAAAATTGGTATGAATAAACAGAGATACTGTTGCAGGGATTATTGGAAACAAGGAGAAGAGCCGAGAAGAGCCGGACCTACAAATATAAATCCTGGCTTCTGACGACGCTTGGGCACCGGGATGGCGGGATCTGGGGCCGGGTCACACGCAACCTGGGCACTAGGCAGTAGTGGGCATCGGCCAGCAGGGCAGCGGCAACGGACGACGAGGTCGCGGACACCGTCGAGCATGGCCGCGCTTGCAACAGGGGAGTTCGGGATGCGGCGCCGGGACCAGGAGACGGCGAGAGCAACCGACGCCGCCTCGGGTGGGAGAGTCATGCGGGGGCTTGCTGGGCCTTTTCGAGAGCATGTTACTGGTTTCCTTACAAATTTTAGCcagttaaaattattttagatATTCTAGGGTGAGTAGCGGAACTAAACTGTTTTAGTCAGTGTATTTCGAAGTTTAGTAAGGCTAATTTCAATAATGAGTTTCACCTTCAAATTTCCAACACACGAAACATTGATATAAAACGAGGTTCTCTCACAGTGTAAAATTTCATTACACGGTTTAATAGCTTATTTTACTATTTTTTTCTCTCATCTCTATCTTTCCTCTTACTATATTTTCTCTTATGCATCTCTTCTACCATGAAGCTGAGTGACACCCATGAAACGTTTGAGCTCCTCAACGCGGGTTTCATTCTCGTTTTGTGGTGTTGGAAACACCACCCAGTCGTTTCATGGCCATGAAATGAATTCTTTCTCTGTCCTCCTCGTTTCACACAGATTACTAATGTGACACTCACTTAAATATGCATGAAATCCCCCATAAAATCCCATTGAAACTGGCCCTTAGGTCACTAAAATTTAAATATCTGGGAGGAGATATGGATTTTGAGACTATTTGCCAAGACTTTTCCAATCAACTTGTACCGAGTCCAACACATTATACACAAGCTTTTATATAGGCTAGGCTAGAGATCTTTCATTTTCTCAGGGGTTCCTTGCGGCCGTTGGATCGGCCCTGTGTGGCCAAGATCAGCACGGACGACTTGTACCAACTGAACCCCTGACTGGACCGCCGGCCGCGCGCCGTGTGGTGGCCGTTCCCGTTCCGTTTCGTCTCCCCAGGAGCGAGCCGAAGCTTCTGGAACGTTCCGTCCGGGGCGAGATGGTCGTGCTGCACGTGAAGTCGGCGGTTCCCGCCTCCCCGTCGCAGGACGGGGACGAGGAGACGGAGTTCCTGTACGAGTGCGCCGCCTCCGCGGCCGTGGCGGACGTCGCGGCCGCCCTCGCCGCGCTCGCGGGCCTCCAGGCCGCCCTCCTCTCCCTCTGCCGCCGCATCCAAGGTGAGAGAACTTCACCCAGAGACCCGTCCGTCGTTTTAGTCTTACCTCCCGTCGTGGGGGGATGCTGATCGAGTCGTACTCGTACTGACACGAGAGGCGTGGCCGGTTCTGCGATCCGCAGCGAGGTGCGcgggtgctggtgctggtgctggtgcgaCGGGCGAGCTCGAGAGGGCGCTGGACGAGGCCGAGGCCTACGCTTCCAAGGTCAGCATTGTTTTGTTTCCCCCACTCCCTCGCTGTTTTCTCGCACGCTTGAGTTTGAATTAGATGCGAATTGCGCTTGGTTTATCATTATGAACCTCTTTCTGCTTGTGTACGTGTCAGGTTGTTCATCAGTAATACATTCTATGATTTAATACACTGGCACTGAGAGTCATTCTCGATCGACCTGGTTTACTGAAGTCTGCTAATTTTACATATTGGAGTAGCACGCACACGCGTTCACTGGTTGAGTTCTACCATGCTTGAGAACTGTGACCACTGTCATATTATTGTGCTTGCAAAAATTGAAAACTGAATTAGATGATCTCTATTTTAGATTGGGAAAAGGAAGCAGAAGTAACATTTTGTTCTGTTCATCATCGACTACAGTCAACACTACTCTGCTGTACGACTAGCTGTAACTTGTTCACAGGACATATGTCAATCTGATTTTAGCAAATGTACTGAAGTTTCAGGGCCTATCCACTTAAGGAGATTTTGACAGGATTCTGAATTTTCTTACAGGAGCAAGTGCAGCGTAACAGATTCCTGTCCCCTCGTGCTCTAAgggaacatatcaagaacattgagaagaaatgtgctACTGCTCTACACGAACCTCTGGAGGCATTGCCTCTGCAAGGGTCATCATCAGGTAGCACAAGCACAGGATAGATAGGTTCAATTTTCAGaagataaataaacaaaatgaGCATGCATATGCAATAGTCCAGGAGTGAAGTTCAATTTATCACTACACAGGCTGCACTTTTCTTTTCTAGTTTTGTCGTGCCTGTATTTCAGTCTTTCATGAAGTGCATAAACCTTGATATCGACTGTTTCCAGCTTCCAAGTTGAAAAATAAAAGGATTGTTTGACATGGAATGGCCTTTGCTTacaatcaattctttcttgtaTGCGATTCCCAGACAACAAGCATGAGAGAAAACAGATTTGGTGGGCTGGGAAAGAGCTAGCCATGGACCAGAAGCTATCCGACTATATCGGTGTTAATGATAAAACCAAGGTAACAACATTGCATCCACAGTGCAAGAATGATTGCTTCATCTATTTattgtctttttttatttttttcgtaATCTATGCAGATTGTCGTCAGGCTAACTCAAGCTCGTGATGAGCGTTGATTGTGCTCCTACCTCTTCATTGATATCGTAGAGTTAGCTTCCTCTTGGATTGTAATAGGATATGGAAACTGTCCCTCAGTCCCTGTAAGACATTTTTAATTCCCTTGAGCCACATTCTTTTCACCTGTATTAACTGACAATAGGTGTAAGTGTTTGACTTCTTATACCAATTGCTTGTACAATATATCCTCACAGAGGTTTACTTCCTTTTGGGTGTTATGTGCCAGTTATCCCCATTTAATAAGATGGTATAAATTTTACATGAGCTATCATCCTTTTGATCTGTAGCACTGCCAAGTGTACCAACTGACAACCTCTATGAACACCAGAATACTTATAGAGGTTCTTACCATCACTTCAGTTCCAGTGTTCCACAACTTAAAGGTGCCACCTAATAGAAATATATAGAATTTGGTAAATAAGAAAATGGTGCATGTCGTGCCCTTTAAATTGCTGTCTTTTGATAGTATGTGCCACTTGTCtttctttatgatttttataatTTGACGAGCTAGCATCCTCTTCGTCTGTTTGATTGCATCTCTGCTTATTACAAATTGACAGCCTGTAAAAATACCTTAAAACTTAAGGAGTTCCTTATGATAACAATAGCTGTTTGCCTGTTTGACATAGAGATGCTTTCTAATACTATATGAAATTTAATGAACAAAATTGGTGCATACATTTATTTGTTAAATAGCTTTACTTTGGTGATGTGATGTTTAATTTGATAGATGGAATACTATGTTTGACAGCCCCTAATTACTCGGGCTTACGTCCTTGCACAAACTTAGAGGTGCATACGTAATGAATATCAATGGCTAGATACAATCATGCAAATCACTTTGAAGCGGCTGTTCCCTTTCGAGGGAGATGATGCAGAATTTGACAGCAGGAGTGGACCTGCAGACATAAGTCTCATCCTGTCAAGAGCAGTTAGTACAGAATTTAAGTACTGGAGAAATATaaagtttgaagaaaatattaatGTCAGAAGAGAACCACCTATTGGGCTTAACCTGTGTTCACACTTAAGCTCAGAGTAGTGATCAATCTAATCGCTCTAGGAAATTAGGAGGGAACATTGTTAAGAACATTGGTCTCCCGTTCACATTATATACCAGTTAGGCTGTAGATTGGACTATTGGAGTCAGTGAAAGCTTGACTTCGGAGTTTGTTTTCTGTATGGAGAACTGGAACCTGATAATACATTATCATCAACAGCTTGTTGTATAGTATTTGTAGGTTTGTAACTGTAAAGGAGACACCGGAAGATCATCCAATCTCTTATTGTATTATATGTCCCATCAAATTAGCTAATAAAATAATGCTCCTTATGTTTATTATTAAAAGAATGTAGCCAGCTTATTCTGCAATATAGTTTGGTATACATGATGGtatctttctttcttcttttttcttttttttcaaactaGAGAGTCGTGCTGAGAAAAATGGTCCAACATGCCTGGGCCCCTTTTGTGCTTGTTCTAGGCTCTAGCTCAACTTTGGCTGTTGTATTTAGTTCTCTACCAAGGCTTGCTTGTCCTGTTATGCATGTCTCCTAATTCCCCATGAACAAACACACACTGAAGAGCAAAAGGTGTGCTAAATGCTACCCTCATTTGGGTTTCTGGTTTCCTATGTCAGTAGATTGATTCAGTAGATGACTTTACCCCACTACAGTCAGGTTGCAGACAGATACAGATGATTCTTTACTTGTACTGTATTTCTCTTTGAACACTAGACAAATTCAACACAATTTTATTGTTTCCAAAGAGAAATCCTTGATTCTAAAAACAGTCCAGATTTGTTATTTGTAGCATGGATCCCAGATTCTTTCATGATGGGTATTTTGAGGACTATTTCTGGATGTGCCAGCTTGAAAATTCATAGTTTCGAGTTCCCTCAACCATCCAGCTCCACAATGTGAAAACCTGCACGTGACTAGCCTAGCCTGAAAGGAATTGTTGGTGCTTTGGCTGAAGAACCGGCAAATGTTTCCTGCTGTCATTGCAAGTTCAGAAAGTGGCCAAGCAGTGATTTTGGCATGTCTCACCAGAGATAAACCCAGCCTACTGTTGAGTTTTGGAGCCACCTCCTAACAAAATTTTTATCAAATATTCTTATGTTTGCCGGTTTGGATCCAGGAATCAAACAAGCGATGAAGTTGGTGCCTCCTGCCTCCAGACTCCAGGTACGAATCCTTTTTTGTCATATCCGTTGTCTTTCAATGGTAAAAAAACGCATACGTACGTTGTACTCATTTTTTTTTCATCTCTATATTATATAATATGCTAGTAACATTTTGCTATGTGGCATGAATCAGTGATGCTATCCTGCTGCCATGCTGTTGTATCTTTGCAAACTAATAAAATACAGTACAGTACCATACCTTGGTCTATTTGTTCAGTGATGCCTGATCTATTACAGTGTTACTATATGCATTTTTATACTCCAATCTTTGACCTGCCAGTCAAACTATctgctgctctctctctctctggcatCTGCCGCTGCAGCCATAGCCATACCATACCAGATGCAAACAGGTTAGCAGCAAACCCAATGCTCTTCTGCTCCATCTGCCAACTTAATGGCTGTGTCTTGCGAACATCTTGAACAAACCCCTGCCCCCATTGCCCTTGGGTACTAGGAGTACTCCCTCGCAATGGTTTGCATGCTGATAAGTTTGAattgatttatagaaaataggtGCAACATTTatgtctccaaataaatttgttaaaaaactagattcaattatctatccaatgatactaattatatattataaatattaatatttttgaatatatatttagtcataGTTGTTCTTAGAAAGTGAAAACGACATACATTAATATTTCTGAACTTTGCGCTTCATCATTTGGAGCTGGAGCTGGGGGTGGCCGAACTTGTTCATGCATGTCCTAGTCCAGTAGACGACAATCATTCTAAACGATGATGACCTAGTTATTCGCTAAGGACGTATGCACACGGACCAAAGTGATGCTGCCAGTACACTCAGGCTTTTGCTCCCTTTTTCCAGTTTGTTGTGATTGCAAATCTCTCACCTTCCTTCCTTCTTCTCCCTCCTCCTGAACACCAGAAACAGAAAGGTGAGACCTTTTCTCAGTGGCTTGCCACTTTAACAGGGCCATCCCCAGCCCAGCTCGTTCGCTTGCCTTTTTTCCTCCTCACCTCTGAGAAGATTCTTTGGTTTGTTACCTTGCTGCAGGCAAATGCTTTGCTCCATCCCATTTCCATCCATCTGGTCATCTGGTTCTGCTGTTAGTGGTGTGCTCAAAGCCTGTGGCTTTTAACAGCAGCCAGCCACTCAACTCACTCACAGTCACAGTCTCACAGAGGGATGGACGGTGAAGGAATCTATTCTGGACTGGGGTTTGTATTATGATCTGCAAAGCTCTCTCTGTATATGTGGCTCGTCTGCCTGCCCGTGCTCATGGCCTGGGCCTCTTGTGCTTGTTGGATTGCATGACACATCTCTATCAGATCACAGGACAATCCATGGTGGGGGTGAGAGCTGGGGATCATTCATCTCAAAGGCGCTCGGCTTTTCAGTGCCCAATGCTGCTCTACTCGGCTTGCAGCTGTTCCAGTTCAGGCTGACACCCCCACAAATACAAAAAGGCGCAAGCATCTCCGGCTCACAAGCACCGGTAAATAAATCTGAAAAGGAGCACAAACATTCAAATGGTTTGGCTTTTTCatcacaaagaaaaaaaaagagaaaaatacaGATGCCACTATGCCAGAACTACATTCCTAATCTTATTCCAGATTTGCCTAACACTGCTTTGCTTTTGCTGATCTGTTCGTTTGCAGACGCATCATTTGGATGATCCATACGATGGGGCCGTCGTAATCTTGCTCGCCAAGGGTTTCTTTCTTCCTTAAAAGCTTCATGTTGGCAAAAGACCAAGCATTTTTCATGGAGCAGACGAGACGACTGTTCCAAAGCTATAAGCTTTGTTTCGAAGCCAAGGGAGCGGCGAGGTAGATGCAGATTGCAGAGAGCTCTGCTTTTGCTTAAGCTGGAGACCTGTCTGTACTGGAGTGCTCTACCTCTACGTACACTGTCTGTATCTACCGAGTACTAATACAGTACAGGGGTAGGTGCAAGCACTGGATCCCATTGACTACAACTAGAGTACAACAAATAGGAGTAGACTGATTTGTACAGAGGAGTATGGTCAAGCTGCGTGTACTTGGGTGCGGAATCAAATCTGCCACCAAGTCAGTGCCACCCTTGCACCATTTACTCTGGCACCTGCCCTACCCTGCCCTACCTCCCCCAACAATGGAGAGCACTAGCACCAGCAGAGCCTTTGAGAGATGGAGATGGGAGAAGAATGCAACAGAGGATGAGCTGCAGCTGGGGAAAAGATGAATGAACAGCTCAAGTGAGAAAATCCTTGGCTCGATCggagaagatgacaaagaaTCAAGGGAACTGGGGAAACAATCACAGCACATTGCATTGCGTCCTCATCATCACAGGAGCAATCCACAGCACATTGCTCATCATCTTCACAGGCAAAAGAAACCAAAAATGAAACAAAAGAATGTTGCTTTGATGATCCATGGGGTGGCATGGCACGAGCCATGGCATCAACCCCTGCACATCTCCTGCCGCCTCTCCTGCGCCACCTCGCCGGCGGCCACGGAGGAGGCTCTGGGCGTGTTGGTCACCGAGTAGAACATGACGTCGCTGACGCtcctccgcgccgccgccgccgacgagacCACCATCCCAGGCTGCAGCAGCTGGGAGCGCTTGCAGTGCGCGATGGCGCCCTGGATGGCGCCTTCCTCGGACGACCCCGCGCTGCTGCTCCGCTTCAGCGCCGGCGTCGCTGTCCCCGCCGAAGCTGCCGCCGTCCGGAAGAAGAAGCCGTTGGCGTTGCCGCACGACGgcgtcgacgacgaggaggacgaAGACGAGGAGCAGAGCGGCGAGGTCCCGGGCACCTTGTTGCTGGTCGCCACGAGGCGCACTCTCCGGATGATGCCGGAGAAGGACTTGCGGTGGTGGCACTGGCACGCCTCCTCCTGCTCCAGGACGCTCCCCCTCGCGCTCACGCTGCCGATGCCGTGCCCACTGGcgctggcgccggcgccggcgccgacgcCGGCGACGATGTCGCTCGGCAACGGCGGCCTGGCCAGGAACAGCGACCGGATGTACTCCCTCGACGCCCACCGCTTCACCACCTTGAGCTTCTTGGCCCAAGACGGCTTCGTCTTGGCTGCGCACGCCTTGCCGCCGGCAGCCGCGGCGGCAGCGTCGGCGTCGGAGTCCCCACTCTCTGTCGCCGCCGCGGGATCCGACTCCGCGTCCCGCTTCGCCCctcgcagcggcggcggctgctcctGGTCCTGGAGGAGCCTCTGCACGAGCTGCAGCCTTGGCGGCAGGTGGAGCGGCAGCAGGTTGCCCTTGTAGAACAGCTCGTCCGCCGGGGACGCGAACGCCGCCTCCCTGTGCCTGGCGTCGGCACCGGCAGCCCCGGCGCTCTGGAACTCGAAGCGTGGCGAGGATGGCGGCGGCACCGATGGGGTCAGGTCCATGTCGATGTAGTCGTCCTGGATCACCATTGTGGGGGGTGGCCTCGCCATTGCCGCAATGCCAATGCCAGCTTTGGAGCTCCGAGCTTTGGGACTGGCCGACTGtgagagaagggaggagaggGGATTGGAATTTTCGAAGGAAGAAGACAGGGGACGTCTGCTGCTCTGCTAGATGAGCGAGCCAGAGAGATGGGAGATATGGTTTATAGGGTTTTGGGCGATGCACGGCTTCTTGACAGTTTGGATGGATTATGGATATATGGAATATGGAATGCAAAATGCAGGTCTTGGAAACAAAAAGTTTTGgtcaccgtagcactttcgtttatttgtggtaaatattattcaattatgaactaactaggcttaaaagattcatctcgcgatttacgggtaaactgtgtaattatttttttgattttgactatatttaatgctacatgtatatgccgcaagattcgatatgacggagaatcttaaaaaaaaattggtttttggatgaactaaacaaatgCAAATGCGggcaattattttttttaaaaaaaaaagtggcAGGCAAGTGATGGTAGTGATCTGGCACGAGGAGAGGGTCTCTGTTGCAAGCTACTGTGGAATACTGTGATGATAGAAACAGCAGTGgatgtgatgatgatgatgaatcggTCAGGATCATCTCGCTTTTCGCTTGGCTTGGTTTTGGTTTGGTTGGcgttgtgattagtttttgggATTTTGGTTTGGCAATATCACCTTTTCTTGTTTGGGTTGATGCAGGTGTGTTGCTGTTAGGAGGCAAAAGGATGATACTGTGGCACAACACCAGCTGCCTCTTATTATGTCACTTCTTGTATATGTTCTTTTCTTTATTGTTACTCAAACAGTTTGTAGTCTTGTCATTGTTTGGCTAtgaaaaaagttatgaattgtattttttttcagATCTGGGGATATAGCCCGTTTTTCATTAAGCAGAGTGAATTACAAGTCAGCTATGAGAGAACTCTCGTAGCGCAGATTACACACCATTAAGATAGTAGTGCATAATCTGGAATAAACATAAGAGCGATAACAGATACAAAGAGAGAGCGACTGCCCTCAACACCCTAGACCTGTCCTGTGCATGCGGTAGAACACAAT
It encodes:
- the LOC8068709 gene encoding UPF0769 protein C21orf59 homolog, with the protein product MVVLHVKSAVPASPSQDGDEETEFLYECAASAAVADVAAALAALAGLQAALLSLCRRIQARCAGAGAGAGATGELERALDEAEAYASKEQVQRNRFLSPRALREHIKNIEKKCATALHEPLEALPLQGSSSDNKHERKQIWWAGKELAMDQKLSDYIGVNDKTKIVVRLTQARDER
- the LOC8070700 gene encoding probable membrane-associated kinase regulator 3, with amino-acid sequence MARPPPTMVIQDDYIDMDLTPSVPPPSSPRFEFQSAGAAGADARHREAAFASPADELFYKGNLLPLHLPPRLQLVQRLLQDQEQPPPLRGAKRDAESDPAAATESGDSDADAAAAAAGGKACAAKTKPSWAKKLKVVKRWASREYIRSLFLARPPLPSDIVAGVGAGAGASASGHGIGSVSARGSVLEQEEACQCHHRKSFSGIIRRVRLVATSNKVPGTSPLCSSSSSSSSSTPSCGNANGFFFRTAAASAGTATPALKRSSSAGSSEEGAIQGAIAHCKRSQLLQPGMVVSSAAAARRSVSDVMFYSVTNTPRASSVAAGEVAQERRQEMCRG